In Numidum massiliense, a single genomic region encodes these proteins:
- a CDS encoding sigma 54-interacting transcriptional regulator, with amino-acid sequence MEELVLKKVDVAEQLLHTLAAHTLSGITAAQLAEALQIERSTASRYLNELVKAERAQKVVGRPVRYLPVDAGKRLQGERDVSVGLPRTPSAPIPARAESLQNSADPQQPLLDTRSTASDSEQQLHDSQHTRHNAQQMSSDQLSREVNPEGLQPPQQSKPKHDNNNSLLSKLSQAVIGAGESLKPVLEEALPALFYPPNGLPILLFGETGVGKSFLARKLYDIAVEQKRLKEAAPFVAFNCAEYAHNPELLMGQLFGVKKGAFTGATSDRIGLVERAHGGILFLDEIHRLPPSGQEMLFYLIDQGMFRRLGEASLERHASIRLIGATTELPQDVLLPTLYRRFSVKLTLPPLRKRTRSEREALLTHFLQHEATQMGVPLSISPESRAMLLSYTCPGNIGQLQSDVQIACARAFLRRLNHREQRVTITSRDIPSTVQSSGTSYSPSEERHATPVVETARIEANAETMPLPNVYELLTERERALHKRGAGPVQTAQALQEVVDEYVQTLFNTSRNQDGHVLDDMRLVNEQLLQTIREAATHINDDLPTPLTVHQIAAIALHTQNMLRRPGSSARYGDLPQIAPVSAAYQKAAQKLTAFLEHRLNVKLPARETDLLGLLLAPPAQHVTKTSRVAVLVVTHGDAAASSMADVTNALLGNAIIHAVDMPLSQSTSIAYRRIAKKIARIESGAGVLMLVDIGSLVSMGEALSQELGKPIKTLAHVNLPMVIEAGRKAMLPENDLQTVADSAAHVLRSPFAYFAQPFSASEEAGDDGEKDKQRLIATVCLTGEGAAVSLEDWLRKQLAESDTDADVLVRSVRIDPESRQSPLLEHLAKEYKLIAVVGTVPPNLEGVPYIPIWELLQSDGTARLERLLKRTRGPITAPRTASLQVADIPALIEQGLSETVQHFNPRSFCQLLANEMGPVRDHFGWEPERELGIWMHLGIVTDKLLQQQLTGSDQEQPTPPPLKKIDITETDIAVWRPVLARIAEQHEVTFPDDAAENMARLAK; translated from the coding sequence ATGGAGGAATTAGTGTTGAAAAAGGTCGACGTTGCCGAACAGCTATTGCACACGCTCGCTGCTCACACACTGTCGGGGATCACGGCGGCACAACTTGCCGAGGCACTGCAAATCGAACGCTCGACGGCGAGCCGCTATTTGAACGAACTCGTGAAAGCCGAGCGGGCTCAAAAAGTCGTCGGACGTCCCGTACGTTATTTGCCGGTTGATGCTGGTAAGCGCCTCCAGGGTGAGCGGGACGTGTCGGTCGGTCTACCACGCACACCGTCGGCCCCGATCCCTGCGCGAGCCGAGTCGCTCCAGAATTCAGCCGACCCACAACAGCCGCTGCTGGACACGCGATCAACGGCGTCCGATTCAGAGCAACAGTTACACGATTCGCAGCATACACGGCATAACGCCCAGCAGATGTCCTCGGATCAGCTATCACGTGAGGTGAATCCTGAGGGACTGCAACCGCCGCAACAGTCGAAGCCTAAGCACGACAACAACAACTCGCTTCTATCGAAACTGTCGCAAGCGGTGATCGGTGCGGGAGAAAGCTTAAAACCGGTACTCGAGGAGGCGCTCCCTGCCTTATTTTACCCTCCGAACGGCTTGCCGATTTTACTGTTCGGCGAAACAGGCGTCGGCAAAAGCTTTCTCGCCCGCAAATTGTACGACATCGCCGTCGAACAAAAGCGGCTTAAAGAAGCGGCGCCGTTCGTCGCCTTTAACTGCGCTGAATACGCACATAACCCGGAACTGTTAATGGGGCAACTGTTCGGGGTGAAGAAGGGTGCCTTTACTGGCGCTACCTCCGACCGCATCGGACTCGTCGAGCGCGCCCACGGCGGCATATTGTTCCTCGACGAAATACACCGCTTGCCGCCGTCCGGCCAAGAAATGTTGTTTTACCTCATCGACCAAGGGATGTTCCGCCGGCTCGGGGAAGCGTCGCTGGAACGGCACGCAAGCATTCGGCTCATCGGCGCAACGACCGAATTGCCGCAAGACGTCCTCTTGCCGACGCTATACCGCCGCTTTTCGGTTAAGCTGACACTCCCGCCGCTGCGCAAACGGACGCGATCTGAACGGGAAGCGTTATTGACGCACTTTTTACAGCACGAAGCGACACAGATGGGCGTTCCTTTGTCCATCTCGCCGGAAAGCAGGGCGATGCTGCTCTCTTACACGTGTCCGGGCAACATCGGACAACTGCAGAGCGACGTACAAATCGCTTGTGCCCGTGCGTTTTTGCGCCGTCTGAATCACCGCGAACAACGTGTAACGATCACGAGCCGCGACATACCGAGTACCGTACAAAGTAGTGGCACCTCGTATTCACCGTCTGAGGAACGACACGCCACACCTGTCGTCGAAACGGCGAGGATCGAGGCGAACGCAGAAACGATGCCACTACCTAACGTGTACGAATTACTCACCGAACGCGAACGGGCTTTGCATAAACGAGGGGCTGGTCCGGTACAGACGGCGCAAGCGCTGCAAGAAGTCGTCGACGAATACGTACAAACTCTGTTCAACACGTCACGCAACCAAGACGGCCACGTCCTCGACGACATGCGTCTAGTAAACGAGCAATTGCTGCAGACGATTCGCGAAGCGGCAACGCACATTAACGACGACTTGCCGACACCACTAACCGTCCACCAAATCGCTGCGATCGCCCTGCACACGCAAAACATGTTGCGCCGACCAGGATCGTCGGCGCGGTACGGCGACTTGCCGCAAATCGCGCCCGTGTCCGCCGCCTACCAAAAAGCAGCGCAAAAACTGACCGCGTTTCTCGAACATCGGCTCAATGTAAAACTGCCGGCACGCGAAACGGACTTGCTCGGGCTGTTACTAGCTCCGCCCGCGCAACACGTGACCAAAACGTCCCGCGTCGCCGTACTCGTCGTCACCCACGGCGATGCTGCCGCTAGCTCGATGGCCGACGTGACGAACGCGTTACTCGGCAATGCGATCATCCACGCCGTCGACATGCCACTCAGCCAGTCGACATCCATCGCTTATCGGCGCATTGCGAAAAAAATTGCGCGCATCGAGAGCGGGGCGGGCGTGCTCATGCTCGTCGACATCGGCTCCCTCGTGTCGATGGGCGAAGCGCTTAGCCAGGAACTCGGGAAACCGATAAAGACGCTCGCCCACGTCAACTTGCCAATGGTGATCGAGGCCGGGCGAAAGGCGATGCTGCCAGAAAACGATTTGCAAACCGTTGCCGACAGTGCCGCCCATGTATTGCGTTCGCCTTTCGCTTACTTTGCCCAACCGTTCAGCGCCTCCGAAGAGGCGGGCGACGATGGCGAGAAAGACAAGCAGCGCCTCATAGCCACCGTCTGTTTAACGGGCGAAGGAGCGGCCGTTTCCCTCGAAGATTGGCTGCGCAAACAGTTGGCGGAAAGTGATACCGACGCGGATGTCCTCGTGCGCTCCGTGCGCATCGACCCGGAGAGTCGTCAGTCGCCGCTACTCGAGCATTTAGCGAAGGAATACAAGCTCATCGCCGTCGTCGGCACCGTCCCGCCCAACCTTGAGGGCGTACCGTACATCCCTATTTGGGAACTGTTGCAATCCGACGGGACAGCCCGCCTCGAGCGTCTACTCAAGCGCACGCGCGGGCCGATCACCGCGCCGCGTACGGCATCACTGCAAGTGGCAGACATACCCGCCCTTATTGAACAAGGTTTGAGTGAAACGGTGCAACACTTCAACCCGCGCAGTTTTTGTCAGCTGCTGGCGAACGAAATGGGCCCGGTGCGCGATCACTTCGGTTGGGAACCGGAACGTGAGCTCGGCATCTGGATGCATCTCGGGATTGTGACGGACAAACTGTTACAGCAGCAATTAACCGGTAGCGATCAGGAGCAACCAACGCCGCCGCCACTAAAAAAAATCGACATCACCGAGACCGATATCGCTGTCTGGCGCCCCGTACTCGCGCGTATCGCCGAGCAACACGAAGTGACCTTTCCGGACGACGCCGCGGAAAACATGGCGCGTCTCGCCAAGTGA
- a CDS encoding DUF4091 domain-containing protein, whose protein sequence is MATTTRRFETRCLSSLTKVFADEELTDSAYCHGSALWNETYAFQVAYRNSDALLKGMRVRIDSDLGDVISVRSVGLVPSELPAYHDGDGRVLRTTPGLYPDPLYPLYSLGDGGDGNDRGDNSNVGKGGHAGNAGDVGHAVYTGEGLVGYPGQWRAVWVTVHLSEDVAPGVHPIRVAFGTATGELLGEETFTLDVIPQALPEQRLIHTEWFHADCLAVYYSDDVFSEAHWRRIAQYVDTAARHGVNTILTPLFTPPLDTAVGGERPTVQLVDVEKVGDQYTFGFARLSRWIACCRSRGMRYFEFSHLFTQWGARHAPKIVATENGEQRKIFGWKTDAAGSDYEQFLDQFLPELVRYIKQHRLEKHVFFHVSDEPHAEHLSSYRQASRLLHRHLAAFPLIDALSDYSFYEQGLVKNPIPASDHIEPFLENGVPNLWTYYCCSQYKDVSNRFFNFPSARNRVLGMQLYKYDIAGFLHWGYNFWFSQYSRRAIDPFRTTDADAAFPSGDAFLVYPGDDGPIESIRLEVFYEALQDLRALQLLETLVGKEKVLALLEEDLERPLTFRDYPVDSDWLLRKREAINRKIAAAVK, encoded by the coding sequence ATGGCTACAACAACCCGGCGCTTCGAAACCCGCTGCTTAAGTTCGCTTACAAAAGTTTTTGCCGACGAAGAACTAACCGATTCCGCTTATTGCCACGGCTCTGCGCTATGGAACGAAACGTATGCGTTTCAAGTCGCCTACCGCAACAGCGATGCTTTACTAAAAGGGATGCGCGTGCGAATCGATTCCGACCTAGGAGATGTGATTAGCGTACGTTCGGTCGGCCTCGTCCCATCGGAATTACCGGCTTACCACGACGGTGACGGTCGCGTGCTGCGAACGACGCCCGGCTTGTACCCCGACCCGCTGTATCCACTGTACTCGCTCGGAGACGGCGGAGACGGCAACGACCGTGGCGACAATAGTAACGTGGGTAAAGGAGGTCACGCCGGCAATGCAGGTGACGTAGGCCACGCTGTTTACACTGGTGAAGGGCTCGTCGGCTACCCCGGGCAGTGGCGGGCCGTGTGGGTGACGGTACACCTTAGCGAAGATGTGGCGCCGGGTGTGCACCCAATTCGCGTCGCCTTCGGGACCGCCACAGGCGAACTGCTCGGCGAAGAGACATTCACCCTCGACGTCATACCACAAGCGCTACCAGAGCAGCGACTCATCCATACGGAATGGTTCCACGCCGACTGCCTCGCTGTTTATTACAGTGACGACGTATTTAGCGAGGCACATTGGCGGCGTATCGCACAATATGTGGACACTGCCGCGCGACACGGCGTGAACACGATTTTGACACCGCTTTTTACACCGCCACTCGATACAGCAGTTGGTGGGGAACGACCGACAGTACAACTTGTCGACGTCGAGAAAGTGGGCGATCAGTACACTTTCGGGTTTGCACGACTCAGCCGTTGGATCGCTTGCTGCCGCTCGCGGGGCATGCGCTACTTTGAGTTTTCTCACCTGTTTACGCAGTGGGGCGCCCGCCATGCGCCAAAAATTGTCGCGACGGAAAACGGCGAACAACGCAAGATCTTTGGCTGGAAAACGGACGCGGCAGGAAGTGATTACGAACAATTTTTGGATCAGTTTTTACCGGAACTCGTTCGCTATATTAAACAGCATCGCCTAGAAAAGCACGTTTTTTTCCACGTATCGGACGAGCCACACGCTGAGCACTTGTCTTCCTACCGCCAAGCGAGTCGTCTACTGCACCGCCACTTAGCAGCGTTTCCGCTCATCGACGCCTTGTCCGACTATTCCTTCTATGAACAAGGACTGGTGAAAAACCCGATTCCGGCCAGCGACCACATTGAACCTTTTCTTGAGAACGGTGTGCCCAACTTGTGGACGTATTACTGTTGTTCACAGTACAAAGACGTGTCCAACCGCTTCTTCAACTTCCCGTCGGCGCGAAATCGCGTGCTCGGGATGCAACTGTACAAGTACGACATCGCCGGCTTTCTCCATTGGGGATACAATTTTTGGTTTTCCCAGTATTCGCGACGCGCAATCGACCCGTTTCGTACGACTGATGCCGATGCCGCGTTTCCGTCGGGGGATGCCTTTCTCGTCTATCCCGGCGACGATGGCCCGATCGAATCGATCCGCCTAGAAGTGTTTTACGAGGCACTGCAAGACTTGCGCGCGTTACAACTGTTGGAGACACTCGTCGGAAAGGAAAAAGTGCTCGCGCTGTTAGAAGAAGACTTAGAGCGCCCGTTAACGTTTCGAGACTACCCCGTCGACAGCGATTGGTTGCTACGCAAACGGGAAGCGATCAACCGAAAAATCGCCGCAGCGGTTAAGTGA
- a CDS encoding helix-turn-helix transcriptional regulator: MSRLIRFLRIIYAIQGNPGIKADELADRCETTKRTIYRDLQELSLFVPITNVGYGKGYTFIGRFAMHPIKWTDQEELAFSLLPSIIDRSKLPPGFNTAYDKVMAAHTKERNDQRDLLEDVAGIIQMGEPAYRVAHANYLSPIIQAILEEKTIDCAYYTQSRGQLTQRKIDPYYLVPREQRFYVIGYCHQAKSERTFRLSRFRDVKLTDEGFDKSKFNIKQYLKNTWSIERGDREIRFKVRFSPKIAPYIKEEEMFVRPWMRDLPDGGLLFEVTLNHDREFLNWVYQYGPEAEILAPVAYRQQMKEQLAEWQELYA; encoded by the coding sequence ATGTCAAGACTCATTCGTTTTTTAAGGATTATTTACGCGATACAAGGCAATCCGGGCATTAAAGCCGATGAATTGGCGGATCGGTGTGAGACGACGAAGCGGACGATTTACCGCGATTTACAAGAACTTAGTTTGTTCGTGCCGATTACGAATGTCGGGTACGGCAAAGGGTATACGTTCATCGGTCGGTTTGCGATGCATCCGATCAAGTGGACAGACCAAGAAGAGCTCGCTTTTTCACTACTGCCTTCCATTATCGATCGGTCAAAGTTACCGCCGGGATTTAACACAGCTTACGACAAAGTAATGGCTGCTCACACGAAGGAACGAAACGATCAGCGAGATCTATTAGAAGATGTTGCAGGAATTATTCAGATGGGGGAACCGGCATACCGGGTAGCGCACGCGAATTATCTCTCTCCGATCATTCAGGCCATTCTTGAGGAGAAGACGATCGATTGCGCCTACTATACGCAAAGTCGCGGTCAATTGACGCAGCGTAAGATCGACCCGTATTACCTCGTGCCGCGTGAACAGCGCTTTTATGTGATCGGTTACTGTCACCAAGCTAAATCCGAGCGGACATTCCGGCTTAGTCGTTTCCGCGATGTAAAGTTGACGGATGAAGGATTCGATAAATCTAAATTTAATATTAAACAGTATTTGAAAAACACGTGGTCGATCGAGCGAGGCGATCGGGAAATTCGCTTCAAGGTGCGCTTTAGCCCGAAAATTGCACCGTACATAAAAGAGGAGGAGATGTTCGTCCGGCCGTGGATGAGAGACCTTCCGGACGGCGGGTTGTTATTTGAGGTGACGCTCAACCACGACCGCGAGTTTTTGAACTGGGTGTATCAGTACGGCCCAGAAGCAGAAATATTGGCACCGGTCGCTTACAGGCAGCAAATGAAAGAACAGTTGGCCGAGTGGCAGGAGTTGTATGCTTAG
- a CDS encoding DUF6612 family protein has protein sequence MRKTVTRWKMFVTLIVVAGLLLSGCNFFGQGKGAAGDKAASAKGEEEKKEKKKGGSKEKGGKKHPQTVDELMKLVNEKSESGLKSYRVNIVSDMRGDSHIDYQTEWKYDVLKEPFAFHSQRLHGDDLSQEAYFSGGELYEGTGFYRGDLPEDERWRYDDYREREWFDASKFYPATNYKKILDYITSDFEALHLLEEKVKVEKGVYRVRATVKDDGEMARRFERFSIGVLGEQYNTRRDSIELLSLDNISATLVVDRKTFRPLVYELHYKAKVSMFKEEREIQVKSNLALSDYNEPITIKVPDEVKKKAETYERDMKKKMEELERESEQKEKDSKQKRGKESGKRDSKSGVAAKLSDKNHLLTLLSTGNEEKSKYKPSKQSWKKLQQKVRQAEAGIASYKNDFQLLSIVGSLDSKVKGEDEIFIEEKAAFVRKPYSFTRDLSSTVNDDSLEMHDYYKDGALWTDGFEMHELGEYVTFPIKATDLNVLDGFDDNQLFLEKQLGMLDHLPEPEDVEESDSFYKLTFALTTRDAIELKKWQISYDTLDELTQNLWDKDFKAFEFKVYELVTYIDRKNHRLTRIVVAKDGTENSGFGLENVQSISASQFHSFNKVKEITVPDDVKRHAKEEEVDIEELKREQEYETRSF, from the coding sequence TTGCGAAAAACAGTAACAAGATGGAAGATGTTCGTCACGCTCATCGTCGTTGCCGGACTTTTATTAAGCGGCTGTAACTTTTTTGGGCAAGGGAAAGGAGCTGCAGGCGACAAAGCGGCGTCGGCGAAGGGAGAGGAAGAGAAGAAAGAGAAAAAGAAGGGAGGGAGTAAGGAGAAAGGGGGAAAGAAGCATCCGCAAACGGTCGACGAGTTAATGAAACTTGTCAACGAGAAGTCTGAAAGCGGTTTAAAAAGCTACCGAGTGAATATCGTTAGCGACATGCGAGGCGACAGCCACATCGACTACCAAACGGAATGGAAATACGACGTGCTGAAGGAGCCCTTTGCCTTTCACTCGCAACGATTGCATGGAGACGACCTCAGTCAGGAGGCTTATTTTTCCGGTGGGGAACTATACGAAGGCACCGGTTTTTATCGCGGGGATCTGCCTGAGGACGAAAGGTGGCGGTACGACGACTACCGGGAGAGGGAATGGTTCGACGCATCCAAGTTTTACCCAGCGACCAATTATAAAAAAATCCTCGATTACATAACGAGCGATTTTGAGGCGCTGCACCTACTAGAGGAAAAGGTCAAAGTGGAAAAGGGCGTGTACCGCGTCCGTGCTACCGTAAAAGATGACGGGGAAATGGCGCGGCGGTTTGAGCGATTCAGTATCGGTGTCTTGGGTGAACAGTATAATACTCGTAGAGATTCAATCGAACTTCTGTCGCTCGACAACATAAGTGCAACGCTCGTCGTCGATCGAAAGACGTTCCGCCCCCTCGTGTACGAGCTACATTATAAGGCTAAGGTATCGATGTTCAAAGAAGAAAGAGAGATTCAAGTCAAAAGCAACTTAGCGCTATCCGACTACAACGAACCAATCACGATCAAAGTGCCCGATGAGGTGAAAAAAAAGGCAGAAACGTATGAACGGGATATGAAGAAAAAGATGGAAGAGCTAGAGCGGGAGAGTGAACAGAAGGAGAAAGATTCCAAGCAGAAGCGCGGTAAAGAGAGCGGCAAAAGGGATAGTAAAAGTGGCGTCGCGGCAAAACTATCGGACAAGAATCACTTGTTAACGCTCCTATCCACCGGGAATGAAGAAAAAAGCAAGTACAAGCCGTCCAAGCAATCGTGGAAAAAACTACAACAGAAAGTGCGGCAAGCAGAGGCAGGGATTGCGAGTTACAAGAACGATTTTCAGTTACTTAGTATAGTAGGCTCCCTCGATTCCAAGGTTAAAGGGGAGGATGAAATATTCATTGAGGAGAAAGCCGCCTTTGTTCGCAAGCCGTACAGTTTTACGCGCGATTTAAGCTCTACTGTTAACGATGACTCACTCGAGATGCACGATTACTATAAAGACGGCGCGTTGTGGACCGACGGGTTTGAGATGCACGAATTAGGGGAGTACGTGACCTTTCCTATTAAAGCGACCGACTTAAACGTGCTAGACGGTTTTGACGACAACCAGTTGTTTCTGGAGAAACAATTAGGCATGCTCGACCATCTGCCCGAACCAGAAGACGTGGAAGAAAGTGACTCGTTTTATAAACTGACGTTTGCGTTGACGACGCGCGATGCCATTGAGCTCAAGAAGTGGCAAATATCTTACGACACGCTAGATGAATTGACGCAGAACTTATGGGATAAAGATTTTAAAGCGTTCGAGTTTAAGGTGTATGAGTTAGTCACCTACATCGATCGCAAAAATCATCGCTTGACGCGCATCGTCGTAGCGAAGGACGGCACCGAAAATAGCGGTTTTGGTTTGGAGAACGTGCAATCCATTTCCGCGTCGCAGTTCCACAGTTTTAACAAAGTGAAGGAAATTACCGTACCGGACGACGTAAAGAGGCACGCTAAGGAAGAGGAAGTCGATATTGAAGAGTTGAAGCGGGAACAGGAGTATGAGACGCGGTCGTTTTAG
- a CDS encoding carbohydrate ABC transporter permease gives MSKNGTGKKITLYVVTTFLALIFLLPFIVMVSGSLQKIQYMMADPMFWWPKEATLDNFHYIFFRAPFFRWFLNSSLITIIPVITDVFLCTILGYIFAKKKFFGREVIFWTMMAMVMIPSQLFIIPRYIMFSKFGWINTYYPMIIPQLWGIMGVFLVKQFMQTIPKELEEAAYMDGASDGQIFFKIIAPISKPVMATVGTFAFIGNWNELLAPLIYTTQEKMYPLTVGLASLLTREGNFGIEMSGAVVSFIPTFLVFIFFQRYFTQGIALTGLK, from the coding sequence ATGTCGAAAAACGGAACAGGGAAAAAAATTACCCTTTACGTGGTGACAACTTTTCTCGCGCTTATTTTCTTGTTACCTTTCATCGTGATGGTGTCAGGTTCATTGCAAAAAATACAGTATATGATGGCCGATCCGATGTTTTGGTGGCCGAAAGAAGCGACGTTGGACAACTTTCACTACATCTTTTTCCGTGCCCCCTTCTTTAGGTGGTTCTTGAACTCGTCGCTCATTACGATCATTCCGGTCATCACGGACGTCTTTTTGTGTACGATTCTCGGCTACATTTTTGCGAAGAAGAAATTTTTCGGGCGGGAAGTCATTTTCTGGACGATGATGGCGATGGTGATGATCCCGAGTCAGCTGTTCATCATCCCGCGCTACATCATGTTTAGCAAATTCGGCTGGATCAACACGTACTATCCGATGATTATCCCGCAACTGTGGGGGATTATGGGTGTCTTCTTAGTGAAACAGTTTATGCAGACAATTCCGAAGGAGTTGGAAGAAGCGGCTTATATGGACGGCGCGAGCGACGGGCAAATTTTCTTCAAAATCATTGCTCCGATTTCCAAGCCGGTCATGGCGACTGTCGGGACGTTTGCCTTTATCGGTAACTGGAACGAGCTGTTAGCCCCCCTCATCTACACGACGCAAGAAAAGATGTACCCACTAACCGTCGGTTTGGCGTCGCTGTTAACGCGGGAAGGGAACTTCGGGATCGAGATGTCAGGGGCGGTCGTATCTTTTATCCCGACGTTTTTAGTGTTTATTTTCTTCCAACGGTACTTTACCCAAGGAATTGCCCTTACGGGGCTTAAATAA
- a CDS encoding carbohydrate ABC transporter permease yields the protein MNKLTAGQLKQRKRPLGQRIKEELRRNAIVYIVLIPVLIHFAIFQLIPMIFSFILTFMDWPIIGEPRFVGLANWKELFSDGLAWKSLWNTTLFSIYYILPTMALGLILALLINSDIKFSNVYKSVFFLPVVTSFVVVSGIWGWLFRGTEYGLINGFLELLGIPTQLFLATDKQALIVLAGLSIFKVTGSTMIYYFAGLKSIPAQLYEAAKIDGASAWRTFWSVTFPLLKPIHFYVAVITTIGSFQIFDSAFILTGGGPNNSTMTIVFYLYETGFKSLRLGYASVMAYLLFFIILAITLFQRKALGKQVDYY from the coding sequence ATGAACAAGCTAACGGCAGGCCAGTTGAAGCAACGGAAGAGGCCGCTTGGGCAGCGGATCAAGGAAGAGCTCAGGCGCAATGCGATTGTCTACATTGTCCTCATTCCCGTTCTCATTCACTTCGCGATCTTTCAGCTCATCCCGATGATTTTTAGTTTCATCTTGACGTTTATGGATTGGCCGATCATCGGAGAACCGCGATTTGTCGGGCTAGCGAACTGGAAAGAGCTATTCAGTGACGGTCTCGCATGGAAGTCGCTCTGGAATACGACGTTGTTTTCCATTTACTACATTTTGCCCACGATGGCTCTCGGGTTAATATTAGCGCTACTCATTAACTCAGACATTAAATTTTCCAACGTGTACAAGAGTGTCTTTTTCTTACCGGTCGTCACATCGTTCGTCGTCGTCTCCGGTATTTGGGGTTGGTTGTTCCGCGGGACGGAGTACGGGTTGATCAACGGATTTTTAGAGCTTCTCGGCATCCCGACACAGCTGTTCCTTGCGACCGATAAGCAAGCGCTCATCGTCCTGGCGGGTCTCAGTATTTTTAAAGTGACAGGTAGTACGATGATTTACTATTTTGCGGGGTTAAAGTCGATTCCGGCGCAGCTGTACGAAGCGGCGAAAATTGACGGGGCATCGGCATGGCGCACGTTTTGGAGCGTCACCTTTCCGTTATTAAAACCGATCCACTTTTACGTCGCCGTCATTACGACGATCGGCTCGTTCCAAATCTTCGATTCTGCCTTTATATTAACGGGCGGCGGTCCGAACAACTCGACGATGACGATCGTGTTCTACTTGTACGAAACCGGGTTTAAATCGCTCCGACTCGGCTACGCGAGTGTTATGGCCTACCTGTTGTTCTTCATTATTTTGGCGATTACACTCTTCCAGCGCAAAGCGTTAGGCAAACAGGTCGATTACTATTAA
- a CDS encoding ABC transporter substrate-binding protein, with protein sequence MLKKWSYTLLVVMLAMSLVLGACSSDNAGDGKADGKKGKDDSKISGEITVWTHPFVGTDLRQKEADFRNDLKKSFEKKYPDVKVTIEEIPWPNREERLLTALAANEGPDVFYIIPDMLTQFAHKGVLEPLDDYLDGYDKDDFNESALLAATFEDKVYALPVLQGVMGMYYNTDLVKEVGGDPEKLPTNWDEYLELAEKAKKKGKFIGVFEGGNAPNMAVYPYIWQAGGRVIDDEGKVRVDEAESVAAYEYINTLYEKGFVPKDSVSAPSQFEIFRAGKSLSYFGDSQLVATLRAEKPDFAWGVGPMLESKEKVSYGTTGMYTVPSNSKNKAAAAEFVKFMASKENIEKFNEITQYIPPRQSAAKIFDGDDVLKELVEQAKDTRPGVIHPIGREIGQNMTASIQAMLSGELKPKEAAEKAATEIKAVMEREGFK encoded by the coding sequence TTGTTGAAAAAATGGTCATACACGTTATTAGTCGTCATGCTAGCGATGTCACTCGTTCTCGGAGCGTGCAGCTCGGACAACGCTGGCGATGGGAAGGCAGACGGTAAGAAGGGAAAAGATGACAGCAAAATTTCTGGAGAAATTACGGTGTGGACACATCCGTTTGTCGGTACCGACTTGCGACAAAAAGAAGCTGACTTTCGCAACGATCTGAAAAAGTCGTTTGAAAAGAAATACCCGGATGTGAAAGTGACGATCGAAGAAATTCCGTGGCCAAACCGCGAGGAGCGTTTGCTGACAGCGCTCGCCGCGAATGAAGGGCCGGACGTGTTCTACATCATCCCGGACATGCTGACGCAATTTGCACACAAGGGAGTGTTGGAACCGTTAGACGACTATCTCGACGGCTACGACAAAGACGACTTTAACGAGTCTGCGTTACTCGCAGCGACTTTCGAAGACAAAGTTTATGCGTTACCGGTTTTGCAAGGTGTCATGGGGATGTACTATAACACCGACCTAGTGAAAGAAGTGGGCGGCGATCCAGAAAAACTGCCGACCAACTGGGACGAATACTTGGAGTTGGCAGAGAAGGCGAAGAAAAAAGGTAAATTCATCGGTGTGTTTGAAGGTGGGAACGCCCCGAACATGGCGGTGTACCCGTACATTTGGCAAGCGGGCGGCCGGGTGATCGACGACGAAGGTAAAGTACGCGTCGACGAAGCCGAAAGTGTCGCCGCTTACGAATATATCAACACCCTTTACGAAAAAGGGTTCGTACCGAAGGACTCCGTTTCCGCGCCGTCGCAGTTTGAAATATTCCGCGCCGGAAAGTCGTTGTCCTACTTCGGAGACAGTCAACTCGTAGCGACACTGCGCGCTGAGAAGCCTGACTTCGCGTGGGGCGTCGGCCCGATGTTAGAAAGCAAAGAGAAAGTTTCGTACGGTACGACAGGCATGTATACGGTACCAAGTAACAGTAAAAATAAGGCGGCCGCTGCAGAATTCGTTAAGTTCATGGCCAGCAAGGAAAATATCGAGAAGTTTAACGAAATTACGCAGTACATTCCGCCGCGTCAATCGGCTGCTAAAATATTCGACGGCGACGACGTTTTGAAAGAGCTCGTCGAGCAAGCGAAAGATACGCGTCCAGGCGTTATCCATCCGATCGGACGTGAGATCGGGCAAAACATGACGGCTAGCATCCAAGCGATGCTTTCCGGCGAGTTGAAGCCAAAAGAAGCAGCAGAGAAAGCGGCGACCGAAATAAAGGCTGTTATGGAGCGGGAAGGCTTTAAATAA